A single window of Methylobacterium nodulans ORS 2060 DNA harbors:
- a CDS encoding Rap1a/Tai family immunity protein — translation MVKWLPVVAVAAFLAAPPASAAEGGQLMAQCKTLLRTAKQRGDTLEFRQDPDTVSCFAFMSAVQNLAVVAEGAGEPPLLGACLPPEGTLLQLIQAVVAYGAKHPAALRETAGVLALLALRDAYPCKKR, via the coding sequence ATGGTGAAATGGTTGCCGGTCGTTGCCGTCGCGGCGTTCCTGGCGGCGCCGCCCGCCTCCGCGGCGGAGGGCGGCCAGCTCATGGCGCAGTGCAAGACCCTGCTGCGCACCGCCAAGCAGCGCGGCGACACGCTCGAGTTCCGGCAGGATCCCGATACGGTGAGCTGCTTTGCCTTCATGAGCGCCGTCCAGAACCTCGCCGTCGTGGCGGAGGGCGCAGGAGAGCCGCCGCTGCTCGGCGCCTGCCTGCCGCCGGAGGGCACGCTCCTGCAGCTCATCCAGGCCGTGGTGGCCTACGGCGCCAAGCATCCGGCGGCCCTGCGCGAGACCGCGGGCGTGCTCGCCCTGCTGGCGCTGCGCGACGCCTATCCGTGCAAGAAGCGCTGA
- a CDS encoding ABC transporter ATP-binding protein: MQAERHPSTSERRDAVIRVRDLVVGFGDRTVLKGLNLDILRGEILGFVGPSGQGKSVLTRTLLGLVPKRSGTIEVFGEDVDALSPARRRLIERRWGVLFQQGALFSALTVKQNIQVPMREHLSLSERLLDEFARLKIELVGLKPDAADKLPSELSGGMIKRAALARALALDPEVLFLDEPTSGLDPIGAGEFDELVATLQRTLGLTVFMVTHDLDSLFTACDRIAALGDGQVIAAGPVEDMLASDHPWLRSYFHGKRARAILPADARAATR; this comes from the coding sequence GTGCAGGCTGAGCGCCACCCCTCGACGTCCGAGCGACGCGACGCGGTCATCCGCGTGCGCGACCTCGTGGTCGGCTTCGGGGACCGCACCGTCCTGAAGGGGCTCAACCTCGACATCCTGCGGGGCGAGATCCTCGGCTTCGTTGGCCCCTCCGGCCAGGGCAAGTCGGTCCTCACCCGCACGCTGCTCGGCCTCGTGCCGAAGCGCTCCGGCACCATCGAGGTCTTCGGCGAGGACGTCGACGCGCTTTCCCCCGCCCGGCGCCGGCTGATCGAGCGGCGCTGGGGCGTGCTGTTCCAGCAGGGCGCCCTGTTCTCGGCGCTCACCGTGAAGCAGAACATCCAGGTGCCGATGCGCGAGCACCTGAGCCTGTCCGAGCGCCTGCTCGACGAGTTCGCGCGGCTCAAGATCGAACTCGTCGGCCTCAAGCCCGACGCCGCCGACAAGCTGCCCTCGGAACTCTCCGGCGGCATGATCAAGCGGGCGGCCCTCGCCCGGGCGCTCGCCCTCGACCCCGAGGTGCTCTTCCTCGACGAGCCGACCTCGGGCCTCGACCCGATCGGCGCCGGCGAGTTCGACGAGCTCGTGGCGACCCTGCAGCGCACGCTCGGGCTCACCGTCTTCATGGTGACCCACGACCTCGACAGCCTGTTCACCGCCTGCGACCGCATCGCGGCCCTCGGCGACGGCCAGGTCATCGCCGCGGGCCCCGTCGAGGACATGCTCGCCTCCGACCACCCCTGGCTGCGCTCCTATTTCCACGGCAAGCGCGCGCGGGCGATCCTGCCCGCCGATGCACGAGCCGCGACCCGCTGA
- a CDS encoding septal ring lytic transglycosylase RlpA family protein: protein MVSKAKLALICLTAACGIGATLQASTPASAQSGAASWYGPGFQGRRTANGERFNTHAFTAAHRSLPFGSRVRVTNTANGRSVVVRINDRGPYVGGRVIDLSQASARAIGIHGVSRVRLSRL from the coding sequence ATGGTTTCGAAGGCCAAGCTGGCACTCATCTGTCTCACCGCGGCCTGCGGCATCGGTGCGACGCTACAAGCCAGCACGCCTGCCTCGGCTCAGTCCGGGGCCGCCTCTTGGTACGGCCCCGGTTTCCAGGGCCGGCGCACCGCCAATGGCGAGCGCTTCAACACCCACGCCTTCACGGCCGCGCATCGCAGCCTGCCCTTCGGCAGCCGCGTGCGGGTCACCAACACCGCCAATGGCCGCTCCGTCGTGGTGCGCATCAACGACCGCGGTCCGTATGTGGGCGGCCGCGTGATCGATCTCTCGCAGGCCTCGGCCCGGGCCATCGGCATCCATGGCGTGAGCCGGGTCCGCCTCAGCCGGCTCTGA
- a CDS encoding ABC-type transport auxiliary lipoprotein family protein, with translation MTLAFPLPSRALAVGALLLALGGCGGTVPTTFDLTAVPGAARAGAARRSLVVAEPVGLQPFEADRIIVREPGGSLSFLGGGQWADRLPRLVQARLIQSLENANRLRSVSRPGDKIAADTLLVTEIRAFDIAAGTREAVVDLSAKLISDATGAVVAARVFEARVPVQDVTPASAANGLDRALSIVLADVVRWIGKGS, from the coding sequence ATGACGCTCGCCTTCCCCCTGCCCTCGCGCGCCCTGGCCGTGGGCGCCTTGCTGCTCGCCCTCGGCGGCTGCGGGGGCACGGTGCCGACGACCTTCGACCTCACGGCCGTGCCGGGCGCCGCCCGGGCGGGTGCCGCCCGCCGCTCGCTCGTCGTCGCCGAGCCGGTCGGGCTGCAGCCTTTCGAGGCGGACCGCATCATCGTGCGCGAGCCGGGCGGCTCGCTCTCGTTCCTCGGCGGCGGCCAATGGGCGGACCGGCTGCCCCGGCTGGTCCAGGCCCGGCTGATTCAGAGCCTGGAGAACGCGAACCGCCTGCGCTCGGTCAGCCGGCCCGGCGACAAGATCGCCGCCGATACGCTCCTCGTCACCGAGATCCGTGCCTTCGACATCGCGGCCGGAACGCGCGAGGCCGTGGTGGACCTCTCGGCCAAGCTCATTAGCGACGCCACCGGCGCCGTGGTGGCGGCCCGGGTCTTCGAGGCCCGCGTCCCGGTGCAGGACGTCACCCCGGCGAGCGCGGCGAACGGGCTCGACCGCGCGCTGTCGATCGTGCTCGCCGACGTGGTGCGGTGGATCGGCAAGGGGAGTTAG
- a CDS encoding HXXEE domain-containing protein — protein sequence MNFEILAWIFAGAVTLHNIEEAILLPEWSRTAGRWHIAVGDTEFRFAVVTLTALAYACAWSAGSGGAIGAYAISGYALAMLLNVFIPHIAATLILKRYAPGTATGLLLILPVSTLLLRQANVEQRIDLAIFLWTGPFTALALAASIPILFMIGRRLAAGQAGDK from the coding sequence ATGAATTTCGAAATTCTAGCGTGGATCTTCGCAGGAGCGGTGACACTACACAACATCGAGGAAGCGATTCTTCTCCCCGAATGGTCCCGAACCGCCGGGAGATGGCACATCGCCGTCGGCGATACGGAATTCCGCTTTGCAGTCGTGACTCTGACCGCTCTCGCCTATGCCTGCGCCTGGTCTGCGGGTTCCGGTGGCGCCATTGGTGCCTATGCGATCTCCGGCTATGCACTTGCGATGTTGCTGAACGTCTTCATCCCGCACATCGCTGCCACGCTGATCCTGAAAAGATACGCTCCCGGTACCGCAACCGGGCTGCTCCTCATCCTGCCCGTGAGCACCCTTCTGCTTCGACAAGCCAATGTCGAGCAGCGCATCGACCTTGCAATCTTCCTCTGGACCGGCCCGTTCACGGCGCTTGCTCTGGCGGCTTCAATCCCCATCCTCTTCATGATCGGCCGACGGCTGGCCGCAGGGCAGGCCGGCGACAAATAG
- a CDS encoding VOC family protein, whose product MAVRRIVANVAAERIDAAKAFYGDALGMSVVMDLGWIMTFAAEGSVAPQVSVATEGGSGTPVPDLSVEVDDLTEVHRRMQAAGFSIEYGPVAEPWGVTRFYVRDPFGRVVNILEHR is encoded by the coding sequence ATGGCTGTGAGGCGCATCGTTGCCAACGTGGCCGCCGAGCGGATCGATGCTGCCAAGGCATTCTATGGCGACGCGCTCGGGATGAGCGTCGTCATGGACTTGGGATGGATCATGACCTTCGCCGCGGAAGGGAGCGTGGCGCCGCAGGTCAGCGTGGCCACCGAAGGCGGATCTGGAACGCCCGTACCCGACCTCTCCGTCGAAGTGGATGACCTCACCGAGGTGCACCGGAGAATGCAGGCTGCAGGATTTAGTATCGAGTACGGTCCCGTGGCTGAGCCGTGGGGCGTGACGCGCTTCTACGTTCGCGATCCGTTCGGACGCGTGGTCAACATTCTGGAGCATCGCTGA
- a CDS encoding response regulator: MNVLVVDDHPIVLQGCRRVLEDAGVESVHEATGIVAGYRSFHRHRPDIVVADLTFQGAALKGLDLIRRIHAVAPETRILVFSMHDDPVIVARALDSGAMGYVLKDTASAELHRAFERVQAGEPYLDPALAAEVALVRAAPRPDPLAVLTPRERQILALLGLGRSHGAIAEELAVSYKTVANACSQMRNKLGARSLADLIRIAVQAAERAR; this comes from the coding sequence GTGAACGTGCTCGTCGTCGACGATCATCCGATCGTGCTGCAGGGCTGCCGCCGGGTGCTGGAGGATGCGGGCGTCGAGTCCGTCCACGAGGCGACCGGCATCGTTGCGGGCTATCGCAGCTTCCATCGCCACCGCCCGGACATCGTCGTCGCCGACCTCACCTTCCAGGGCGCCGCCCTGAAGGGGCTCGATCTCATCCGCCGCATCCACGCGGTCGCCCCCGAGACACGGATCCTCGTCTTCAGCATGCATGACGACCCCGTCATCGTCGCCCGGGCGCTCGACAGCGGTGCGATGGGCTACGTGCTCAAGGATACCGCCTCGGCGGAGCTCCACCGGGCCTTCGAGCGGGTCCAGGCCGGGGAGCCCTATCTCGATCCGGCGCTGGCCGCCGAGGTGGCGCTGGTGCGCGCCGCACCGCGGCCCGACCCGCTGGCCGTCCTCACCCCGCGGGAGCGGCAGATCCTGGCGCTCCTCGGCCTCGGGCGGTCGCATGGCGCGATCGCCGAGGAATTGGCGGTGAGCTACAAGACCGTGGCGAATGCCTGCTCGCAGATGCGAAACAAGCTCGGCGCCCGCAGCCTCGCCGACCTCATCCGCATCGCCGTCCAGGCCGCCGAGCGCGCCCGCTGA
- the rarD gene encoding EamA family transporter RarD: MGLIYALGAYLSWGLLVPVHFRLLDGVSPWMILAHRILWSSLFVVLLLWLLRRRRARFVPDRRHALLGLSALLIGVNWSLYLWAVQNGRMLDASLGYFINPLVAVALGALVLGERLRPLQAAAVGLAALGVGVALAAAGTLPWVALALAVTFALYALIRKLVPIDPILGFCAETFLLLPAALAYLAILAPDGAALSALDGRTTVLLVLTGLTTSVPLIWFAAAAARLKLSTLGLMQYLAPSCLLGLSVIVYGETLEPARAIVFGLTWIALALYAVDAVRLSRGPAKPLAPAPRRCPG; this comes from the coding sequence GTGGGACTGATCTACGCGCTCGGCGCCTATCTGAGCTGGGGCCTGCTGGTCCCCGTGCATTTCCGCCTGCTCGACGGCGTATCGCCCTGGATGATCCTGGCACACCGCATCCTGTGGTCGAGCCTGTTCGTGGTGCTGCTCCTCTGGCTGCTGCGCCGCCGCCGCGCCCGGTTCGTGCCCGACCGGCGCCACGCCCTGCTCGGCCTCTCGGCGCTCCTCATCGGCGTGAACTGGTCGCTCTATCTCTGGGCGGTCCAGAACGGGCGGATGCTCGACGCGAGCCTGGGCTACTTCATCAACCCGCTCGTCGCCGTGGCGCTCGGCGCCCTGGTTCTCGGCGAGCGCCTGCGTCCGCTCCAGGCGGCGGCGGTCGGACTCGCGGCCCTCGGGGTCGGCGTGGCGCTGGCGGCGGCCGGCACCCTGCCCTGGGTCGCCCTCGCGCTCGCGGTGACCTTCGCCCTCTACGCGCTGATCCGCAAGCTGGTGCCGATCGATCCGATCCTCGGCTTCTGCGCCGAGACCTTCCTGCTCCTGCCCGCGGCCCTGGCCTATCTGGCGATCCTGGCCCCGGACGGGGCCGCCCTGTCGGCCCTCGACGGCCGCACGACGGTGCTGCTCGTCCTGACCGGCCTGACCACCTCGGTGCCGCTGATCTGGTTCGCCGCCGCTGCGGCCCGGCTCAAGCTCTCGACGCTCGGCCTGATGCAGTATCTGGCGCCCTCCTGCCTGCTCGGCCTGAGCGTGATCGTCTATGGCGAAACCCTGGAGCCGGCCCGCGCCATCGTGTTCGGGCTCACCTGGATCGCGCTCGCCCTCTATGCCGTCGACGCCGTGCGCCTCTCGCGCGGACCCGCGAAGCCGCTTGCCCCCGCGCCGCGCCGCTGCCCGGGCTGA
- a CDS encoding helix-turn-helix domain-containing protein yields MGVERGRERARDLMTGAQVLSGQLGKTIQRLRKAYNLSLSELAEQSGVAKSIISQIERNETNPTLATIWRLSQALDVSIERVLATGDEEPFIEKSSRADTPILVSEDGKVKLAITGWIKTVEWLQWYDVTAEPGGELDSDAHQRGSVECLSVLEGEFEVEVAGAVQRVKTGETLRYRCDRPHTVRCISDQTARATMVVIMKAAVME; encoded by the coding sequence ATGGGTGTCGAGCGGGGACGTGAGCGGGCCAGGGATCTGATGACGGGCGCGCAGGTCCTGTCGGGTCAGCTCGGCAAGACCATCCAGCGCCTGCGCAAGGCCTACAACCTCTCGCTCTCGGAACTCGCCGAGCAATCAGGCGTGGCGAAGTCGATCATCAGCCAGATCGAGCGCAACGAGACCAATCCAACCCTCGCCACCATCTGGCGCCTGAGCCAGGCTCTCGATGTGTCGATCGAGCGGGTGCTCGCCACGGGCGATGAGGAGCCGTTCATCGAAAAGTCGTCGCGGGCCGACACGCCGATCCTGGTGTCGGAGGACGGCAAGGTCAAGCTCGCCATCACCGGCTGGATCAAGACGGTCGAGTGGCTGCAATGGTACGACGTCACCGCCGAGCCTGGCGGCGAGCTCGATTCGGACGCCCATCAGCGCGGCTCGGTGGAATGCCTGTCGGTGCTGGAGGGCGAGTTCGAGGTCGAGGTGGCGGGCGCCGTGCAGCGCGTCAAGACCGGCGAGACCCTTCGCTACCGCTGCGACCGCCCCCATACGGTGCGCTGCATCAGCGACCAGACCGCACGGGCCACCATGGTGGTGATCATGAAAGCCGCGGTGATGGAGTAG
- a CDS encoding MlaD family protein: METRANNVLIGTFTLAVIAAGFLFAYWMRGSVSNEGRMPLRIVFSGGVGGLAKGSIVTFNGIRVGEATDVQLLPQDPRRVTALVEVERTTPLRADTRARLDMTMLTGVASIALVGGSADAPPLKAPEGERMATIFADSSEIQDLMQSARTIAQRADDMLQRLDRVVAGNEGAINRTLANVEQFSKTLNDSAPALDALVKAVDGRKLGSLIDNADRFSAALAAAAPDIAAGLHDARQLAAKLNASADRVDAVLKGAEGFLGSASGEEGRSTFGEIREAAISIREAGRAFRTMSENLDKRTATITTSFGRLSGAGRREVQNLSTEGQRTLNSLNSAARSLERDPSQVIFGGKPTLPEYNGR; the protein is encoded by the coding sequence ATGGAAACCCGCGCCAACAATGTCCTGATCGGCACGTTCACACTCGCGGTGATCGCGGCCGGCTTCCTGTTCGCCTACTGGATGCGCGGCAGCGTCTCGAACGAGGGGCGGATGCCGCTGCGCATCGTGTTCTCGGGCGGGGTCGGCGGCCTCGCCAAGGGCTCGATCGTCACCTTCAACGGCATCCGGGTCGGTGAGGCGACGGACGTCCAGCTGCTGCCTCAGGATCCGCGCCGGGTGACGGCGCTGGTCGAGGTCGAGCGCACGACGCCGCTGCGCGCCGACACCCGGGCGCGCCTCGACATGACCATGCTCACCGGCGTCGCCTCGATCGCCCTCGTCGGCGGCAGCGCCGACGCGCCGCCCCTCAAGGCCCCGGAGGGCGAGCGGATGGCGACGATCTTCGCCGATTCCTCCGAGATCCAGGACCTGATGCAGAGCGCGCGCACCATCGCCCAGCGCGCCGACGACATGCTGCAGCGGCTCGACCGGGTCGTGGCCGGCAACGAGGGCGCGATCAACCGCACGCTCGCCAATGTCGAGCAGTTCTCCAAGACCCTCAACGACAGCGCGCCCGCCCTCGACGCCCTGGTCAAGGCGGTGGACGGGCGCAAGCTCGGCAGCCTGATCGACAATGCCGACCGCTTCTCGGCGGCGCTCGCCGCGGCCGCCCCCGACATCGCGGCAGGCCTGCACGATGCGCGCCAGCTCGCGGCCAAGCTCAACGCTTCGGCCGATCGGGTCGACGCGGTGCTGAAAGGCGCGGAGGGCTTCCTCGGCTCGGCCTCCGGCGAGGAAGGCAGGAGCACCTTCGGGGAGATCCGCGAGGCGGCGATCTCGATCCGCGAGGCGGGCCGCGCCTTCCGCACCATGTCGGAGAATCTCGACAAGCGCACGGCGACCATCACCACGAGCTTCGGCCGGCTCAGCGGCGCCGGCCGGCGCGAGGTGCAGAACCTCTCGACCGAAGGCCAGCGCACCCTCAACAGCCTCAACAGCGCCGCGCGCAGCCTCGAGCGCGATCCCTCGCAGGTGATCTTCGGCGGCAAGCCGACGTTGCCCGAATACAACGGTCGCTGA
- the thiD gene encoding bifunctional hydroxymethylpyrimidine kinase/phosphomethylpyrimidine kinase produces the protein MTPIAVTIAGSDSGGGAGIQADLKTFSALGVYGASVVTALTAQNTLGVQGIHDVPPDFVARQMASVFDDLAVGAVKIGMLSQAPVIAAVAEGLARHAPAVPVVLDPVMVATSGDRLLADSAVAALRLQLIPRAQLITPNLPEAAVLLGEAVAADEEAMLAQGRRLLALGPGAVLMKGGHGSGAESTDLLVGPGEAVLRLTGPRLPTRNTHGTGCTLSAAIAAGLARGLSLPEAAGAAKAYLSAALAAADRLSIGRGHGPVHHFHAAW, from the coding sequence ATGACCCCGATCGCGGTCACGATCGCGGGCTCGGATTCGGGAGGCGGAGCGGGGATCCAGGCGGATCTCAAGACCTTCTCGGCGCTCGGGGTCTACGGGGCGAGCGTCGTCACGGCGCTGACGGCGCAGAACACCCTCGGCGTCCAGGGCATTCACGACGTACCGCCGGATTTCGTCGCGCGCCAGATGGCGAGCGTGTTCGACGATCTCGCGGTGGGGGCGGTGAAGATCGGCATGCTGTCGCAGGCGCCGGTGATCGCCGCGGTGGCGGAGGGGCTGGCGCGGCATGCTCCCGCGGTCCCGGTCGTCCTCGACCCGGTCATGGTGGCAACCAGCGGCGACCGCCTGCTCGCCGACAGCGCCGTCGCGGCTTTGCGCCTGCAGCTCATCCCGCGGGCCCAGCTCATCACCCCGAACCTGCCCGAGGCGGCCGTCCTGCTCGGCGAGGCCGTGGCGGCGGACGAGGAGGCGATGCTGGCCCAGGGGCGGCGGCTGCTGGCCCTCGGCCCCGGAGCGGTGCTGATGAAGGGCGGGCACGGCTCGGGAGCCGAGAGCACCGACCTGCTGGTCGGTCCCGGTGAGGCCGTGCTGCGGCTGACCGGCCCACGGCTGCCCACGCGCAACACGCACGGGACCGGCTGCACCCTCTCGGCGGCGATCGCCGCCGGCCTCGCCCGCGGGCTGTCCCTGCCGGAGGCGGCGGGGGCGGCCAAGGCCTATCTGTCCGCGGCGCTCGCAGCGGCCGACCGACTGAGCATCGGCCGCGGGCACGGGCCGGTGCATCACTTCCACGCCGCCTGGTAG
- a CDS encoding ABC transporter permease, whose product MPESASATLVRFSDGVQARLSGRWTADQAPAVEAAAAGIAASPAGAGRIQIDLSGLSRLDTLGAWVLERTRSEIAAAGRAVEYAGARPEHRILLREVAYREPETAPARRRGLGPVDLLAGLGAGMRQLGAEGLSWLGFLGEVVAACLRVLARPRSFRRAAFVNQMEQIALRGTPIIMLIAFLVGCIVTQQGIIQLQRFGAQSFVVNMIGILTLRELGVLLTAIMVAGRSGSAFTAEIGSMRMREEVDALRVMGLDPIEILIVPRILALMMALPMLGFLADLAALAGGALTSLAYGNLSLDAFLARLQNAVSYRHALVGLIKAPFMALIIGIIATSEGFRVEGSAESLGRHVTASVVKSIFMVIVLDGVFAIFFAAIDL is encoded by the coding sequence GTGCCCGAATCCGCCTCCGCCACCCTCGTGCGCTTCAGCGACGGCGTCCAGGCGCGTCTTTCGGGCCGCTGGACCGCCGATCAGGCCCCCGCCGTCGAGGCGGCGGCAGCCGGGATCGCAGCCTCGCCCGCCGGGGCGGGGCGCATCCAGATCGACCTATCGGGCCTGTCGCGCCTCGACACGCTCGGTGCCTGGGTGCTCGAACGCACCCGCTCCGAGATCGCGGCGGCGGGCCGGGCCGTCGAATATGCGGGCGCGCGCCCGGAACACCGCATCCTGCTGCGCGAGGTCGCCTATCGCGAGCCGGAGACCGCGCCGGCGCGGCGGCGCGGCCTCGGCCCCGTCGATCTCCTGGCCGGTCTCGGCGCCGGGATGCGGCAGCTCGGCGCGGAGGGCCTGTCCTGGCTCGGCTTCCTGGGCGAGGTCGTGGCCGCCTGCCTGCGGGTACTCGCCCGCCCGCGCAGCTTCCGGCGCGCCGCCTTCGTCAATCAGATGGAGCAGATCGCGCTGCGGGGCACGCCGATCATCATGCTGATCGCCTTCCTGGTCGGCTGCATCGTCACCCAGCAGGGCATCATCCAGCTCCAGCGCTTCGGGGCGCAATCCTTCGTCGTCAACATGATCGGCATCCTCACGCTGCGGGAACTCGGCGTGCTCTTGACCGCCATCATGGTGGCGGGCCGGTCCGGCTCGGCCTTCACGGCCGAGATCGGCTCGATGCGCATGCGCGAGGAGGTCGATGCGCTGCGCGTCATGGGCCTCGACCCGATCGAGATCCTGATCGTCCCGCGCATCCTCGCCCTGATGATGGCGCTGCCGATGCTCGGCTTCCTCGCCGACCTCGCGGCGCTCGCGGGCGGGGCGCTGACCTCGCTCGCCTACGGCAATCTCTCGCTCGACGCCTTCCTGGCGCGGCTGCAGAACGCGGTGTCCTACCGGCACGCCCTGGTCGGGCTGATCAAGGCCCCGTTCATGGCGCTGATCATCGGCATCATCGCCACCAGCGAGGGCTTTCGGGTGGAGGGCTCCGCGGAATCCCTCGGCCGCCACGTCACCGCCTCAGTCGTCAAGTCAATCTTCATGGTCATCGTGCTGGATGGCGTCTTCGCCATCTTCTTCGCTGCCATCGACCTGTAG
- a CDS encoding MFS transporter, translating into MHPVSLPAGLRLGLLYAVIFAGIGVAMPFLPLWLASLSLGPDLIGALVALPIAVKIGATAPLMALIDRGVTARALLVAGSLGLALTYGAMPAAATFGWPILALVIALNAVAGAPLVPAVDYLSLAAVRRDPRLDYARIRLGGSLGFLAASLAGGWLLGLIGERAGVTAFLAGLGLVSAAGSALLTTGAAGERISGPEPRPAGAAGLPVALWLAMAAGASIQASHAAVYAFGSIHWAGLGLSSPMIGAAWAIGVVAEIVFFALVGRVPTLRDAPFRLLALGAVAALLRWAGLAGLAAVPATVLPLQILHGLTFGATQLGAMGALSRLAPEGARGRAQGAYAAAAALASACATLASGAAVRAGGPLLAFALMVPAAGLGLALTLAAARRAGARTRPVRPRDGHPAERV; encoded by the coding sequence ATGCATCCGGTCTCCCTGCCCGCCGGTCTCCGGCTCGGCCTCCTCTACGCGGTCATCTTCGCCGGGATCGGGGTGGCGATGCCGTTCCTGCCCCTGTGGCTCGCGAGCCTATCCCTCGGGCCGGACCTGATCGGCGCGCTCGTGGCGCTGCCGATCGCCGTGAAGATCGGCGCGACCGCGCCCCTGATGGCCCTGATCGACCGCGGGGTCACCGCCCGCGCGCTCCTCGTGGCGGGCAGCCTCGGGCTGGCTCTCACCTACGGCGCGATGCCGGCGGCCGCCACATTCGGCTGGCCGATCCTCGCCCTCGTCATCGCGCTCAACGCGGTCGCCGGGGCGCCCCTGGTGCCGGCGGTCGATTATCTCAGCCTCGCGGCAGTGCGGCGCGACCCGCGCCTCGACTATGCGCGGATCCGCCTCGGCGGCTCGCTCGGCTTCCTCGCCGCCAGCCTCGCGGGCGGCTGGCTCCTCGGCCTCATCGGCGAGCGGGCCGGGGTGACCGCTTTCCTGGCCGGACTTGGCCTCGTCTCGGCGGCGGGCAGCGCCCTGCTGACGACGGGCGCGGCCGGCGAGCGGATCTCCGGCCCCGAGCCGCGCCCGGCCGGCGCGGCCGGATTGCCGGTCGCGCTCTGGCTCGCGATGGCGGCGGGGGCGAGCATCCAGGCGAGCCATGCGGCGGTCTATGCCTTCGGCAGCATCCATTGGGCGGGGCTCGGCCTGTCTTCCCCGATGATCGGCGCCGCCTGGGCGATCGGGGTGGTGGCCGAGATCGTGTTCTTCGCCCTCGTCGGCCGCGTCCCGACCCTGCGCGATGCTCCCTTCCGCCTGCTTGCCCTTGGCGCAGTCGCGGCGCTCCTGCGCTGGGCCGGGCTCGCCGGCCTCGCCGCAGTGCCGGCGACCGTGCTGCCGCTGCAGATCCTGCACGGGCTGACCTTCGGGGCGACGCAGCTCGGCGCGATGGGCGCCCTCTCGCGCCTCGCGCCGGAGGGCGCCCGGGGCCGGGCGCAGGGTGCTTACGCGGCAGCGGCCGCCCTCGCCTCGGCCTGCGCCACCCTCGCGAGCGGCGCGGCGGTCCGGGCGGGCGGGCCGCTCCTCGCCTTCGCGCTGATGGTTCCGGCCGCCGGCCTGGGGCTCGCCCTCACCCTCGCGGCGGCCCGGCGGGCGGGCGCCCGAACCCGGCCGGTGCGGCCGCGCGACGGGCACCCCGCGGAGCGCGTCTGA
- a CDS encoding DUF1489 family protein: MALHLLKLCVGCESIRDLEGWIAERREAATRAGTVFEQVHTTRMVPKRAAEIAGAGSLYWVIKGLVACRQSILAIRPFVDGDGIGRCRLVLDPHVTPVEPRPCRPFQGWRYLAAADAPRDLGRGAGAELAAMPEAMRRELAALGLL, from the coding sequence ATGGCCCTTCATCTCCTCAAGCTCTGCGTCGGCTGCGAATCCATCCGCGACCTCGAAGGCTGGATCGCGGAGCGGCGCGAGGCGGCAACGCGGGCCGGAACGGTCTTCGAGCAGGTGCACACCACCCGCATGGTCCCGAAACGGGCCGCCGAGATCGCGGGAGCGGGCTCGCTCTACTGGGTGATCAAGGGCCTCGTCGCCTGCCGGCAGTCGATCCTGGCGATCCGGCCCTTCGTGGACGGGGATGGCATCGGGCGCTGCCGGCTCGTCCTCGACCCCCACGTGACCCCGGTGGAGCCGCGCCCCTGCCGCCCCTTCCAGGGCTGGCGCTACCTTGCCGCCGCCGACGCGCCGCGCGATCTCGGCCGCGGAGCCGGTGCGGAGCTGGCGGCGATGCCCGAGGCGATGCGGCGCGAACTCGCCGCCCTCGGCCTCCTGTAA